A window of the Brassica napus cultivar Da-Ae chromosome C5, Da-Ae, whole genome shotgun sequence genome harbors these coding sequences:
- the LOC106399560 gene encoding uncharacterized protein LOC106399560, translating into MATALFNTTRSSNLYHHHSVLPPFSQRFHIRRQNIFSLVTPRRLRRLAVVGGPPSSPSPDPPPPENTTQLEGVVGAVTRIEDRVKIFLAVLIWMSLFFWVTVVDGMGKGKGKKGSRFK; encoded by the exons ATGGCGACGGCTTTGTTCAACACGACCAGAAGCTCTAACCTCTACCACCACCACTCAGTTCTCCCTCCGTTCTCCCAACGGTTTCACATCCGCCGTCAAAATATCTTCTCTCTAGTGACTCCTCGCCGCTTACGCCGTCTCGCCGTCGTTGGTGGTCCTCCATCTTCTCCGAGTCCTGATCCGCCTCCGCCTGAGAACACCACTCAGCTCGAAG GTGTTGTGGGAGCTGTGACAAGGATTGAAGACCGCGTAAAGATCTTCCTGGCAGTACTGATTTGGATGTCTCTCTTCTTCTGGGTTACAGTGGTCGATGGGATGGGTAAAGGCAAAGGGAAGAAGGGTTCTCGTTTCAAGTAA